From the genome of Loxodonta africana isolate mLoxAfr1 chromosome 19, mLoxAfr1.hap2, whole genome shotgun sequence:
tctctgTCTCTGCTCAGCCGCGGGGCCATCTTGGGGGCGGCGCCGGCGGCCCGTGGGTGGCCGCCGGGTTTGCTGAGGCGCTGTCGTGTCGCCGTGGCATCAAAGTTTCCagaggttgggggtggggggcatctCGTGCTCTGGCCGCCGGCGCTCCGCGAGCCTCCAGGAGACTTCACGAGACTTGCAGGCTCTGCCTTCGCCCTGCTTCTCCACATACCTCGGGGAGTCACGCCAGGAAAGAATcctctaaacacacacacagacacacacacgggggAGAGGATCTGTGCGGAGAGGggtgtgtcggtgggggggcggaGACGCTGTGACACTGCCGTGAGGCTTGCATGCCGAGCTTGCAAGGAGAGAAGCGAGTGGATGGGGCCGGTCCCCGCGCGGGGCGGGAGCCTCCGCCAGGCTCAGGCGGCGGATGGGTCCCGGGGAGTCCTGCGGTGCCCTCTGGCGGGCGGAAGCCGCGCCGCAACTCTGGAGGGCGGACACGCGGAGCCACAGCACTCCCCTCTCCCCTGGCCCAGCCAGGCCGGTCTGTGGGACCtggcctccccaccccaccccaccccgtgTCCTGGCGCTTGGACTGAGGCCAAGCGACCGGCCGCAGGACTCCCAGACactccgcgccgcgccccgccCCCAGGCCTTGGTTCGGCCCTGCCCTCTACACAGCTTCGCTGTAGCTCCGCCTGCGGCCCCATTTCTAGGCGACCGTTTCCAGGCGACAACGCGGCGCGGACCGCTTCTGGCCCCCGCCCGCGCGCTCCGGGAGCGCTGTGAAGCCCCGCCTCGGCTCGGGGTGCGGGAGCAGTGCCGGCTGGACTGGGGACGCCGCGCCCAGCTCAGGCGGCGCCGCGGGGCAGAAGATGGCTCGGATCGCCTCTGGGGTCGGCGGCACCCCAGGTGGGCGACGTCCTCTCTCCGGGCCTCAGTTCCCGCGTCCGTAAAACGGGGGCGAGAACAGAGTAAGGGCAGCACCGCGTGTAATTCCCTGCGAACGCCGGGCCCGCGTCGGCCTGCCCCAGTCTCGGGTCCAGACGCGGCCGGCGGGGGGTACGCAGGGTTGCCGCGATGGACTCGCTGGCGGCGCCCCAGGACCGCCTGGTGGAGCAGCTGCTGTCGCCGCGGACCCAGGCCCAGAGGCGGCTCAAGGTGTGTCGGGGATAGGAGATGTGGGTCAGTATGTGTGTGCCCCAGCCCGGGACCCGGCGAGTTCTGAGCGTGACATGGGCCAGAAGGGCCAGGGTCCGCAGGGGTCGGGCACTGGGGCCTTCAGCAAACGAGGCTTCTCGCTTACCGCTGTCTATAAATAGCCCCTAAGCCGCTGTCGCCGCTGCCCCCGCGGCTGGATCGGGGCCAGCTGGGGCCTCCCACCCCCTGGTACTGTTGAGAGGAGTGAGTATCGGCTCTTCCCAGCATGGAGGCTTCGGGTGTGTCTGAGAGGATCTCTGACCTGGTGATCTCCAACCACAGACGAAAAGGAGGGCATGACCTATGCCTGCTGCGCTTGACACCAACCCCCCCCCGCAGCCCCTCCCCCCTACAATCTCTGGGGTCCTTGCAAAACCCCTTGCTGAAGCTGGGCAGGGCAGGAGTGCGTTCTGCCACCCCCTCCCCTGCCTTCCCACCTCCCAACCCTTGCCCACAGGTCTAATCCCATTTCTGCCACTGAAGCACCCCACTCCAGGGACTATGCCCTCTGCTGCCTTCTCAGCCCAAGTCAGGTGGGGAGAGGGCATGGGGCTGCCCCAGGAGTCGCAGTGTGCCCCTGACATGTCCTGCTCCCACTCCCAGGATATCGACAAACAGTACGTGGGCTTCGCCACACTGCCCAACCAGGTGCACCGAAAGTCAGTGAAGAAGGGCTTTGACTTCACACTCATGGTGGCTGGTGAGTGGGCCAGGCTCTGGGTGGGTGGCTGGGGCCAGCCAGGCTCAGTCATGGGGACCGTGGACCTAACCCAAGCCCTTTGCTGTACCTGTGGGCAGGTGAGTCAGGTCTGGGGAAGTCCACACTGGTCCACAGCCTCTTCCTGACGGACTTGTACAAGGACCGGAAGCTGCTCAGTGCCGAGGGTGAGTGGTCTCCACAAAGTCTTAGCACTGATCCAACTGCCCAGGATCCCTCAAAGTGCACCTTTCCAGGTCCAGCCCCTACCCTCTCCTCCTGCAGGGGGGGTCACCTGGCCCACTTGTCTGCCCCCACTCAGGTCCAAGAGGGTTGGCCCAGACCATAGTGGGGCCAAGGTCAAGACACTGGGATGGATGCAGACAGGGTCCTGGCTGCCTGGGGTAGGGGCTGAGGGTCCCAAACAATGCCTCCCCCCAGAGCGCATCAGCCAGACAGTGGAGATCCTAAAGCACACGGTAGACATCGAGGAGAAGGGGGTCAAGCTGAAGCTCACCATCGTGGACACACCGGGCTTCGGGGACGCAGTCAACAACTCTGAGTGGTGAGGAAGGCCTGTCTGGGAGTTGTCTTCCCTACCTCCCTAGGCCTCCTAGGCTGGTGGGTGGCTCTCACAGCTGGGCCTCAtgctccctcccaccccagctgGAAGCCCATCACCGACTACGTGGACCAGCAGTTTGAGCAGTATTTCCGTGACGAGAGCGGCCTGAACCGCAAGAACATCCAGGACAACCGGGTGCACTGCTGCCTGTACTTCATCTCTCCTTTTGGGCATGGGTGAGTGGCTGCCTGGGGACTGGCTCAGGGGGCCACCCATGTTCACAGCCCCCTCACTGTATGATCCCCCTCACTGTACTAACCCCTTCACTGTTCCCAtcactgccccctcccccactaCACCCTCACTGCACCCACCACCGCCCCTGGCTGCTTTCTGCAGGCTTCGGCCAGTGGATGTGGGTTTCATGAAGGCTCTGCATGAGAAGGTGAACATCGTGCCCCTCATTGCCAAAGCAGACTGTCTCATCCCCAGCGAAATCCGGAAGCTGAAGGAACGGGTGAGCCTGCTGTGGCAGAGGGGCCTGGCCCAAGACTCCCGGGCTGAGAGCACCAGGTGTGCTGACCCCTGGCGTCACCACGCCTGGCCCAGGGAACCTGGCCAGCTCCAAATCTGACAGTCCTTGCCCTGCTGCAGATCCGGGAGGAGATTGACAAGTTTGGGATCCGTGTGTACCAGTTTCCTGAATGTGACTCTGATGAGGACGAGGACTTCAAGCAGCAGGATCGGGAATTGAAGGTGAGAGTGCAGCTTGGTGGGCAGGAGGGAGGTGGTGAGGGACAGGGGAACCTGTGGCCAGAAGGCTTTGTCCTGTCCACACAGGGCCCAGAGGAGGGCGAGCATTGAGCTCCGACCTGGCAGGGTGAGGGTTGTCCGTGTCCCTTTCTGACCCGTGGTGGCAGTTTGGGCCCCAAATAGGTGTTTAGTGGATTGTGGAGCACTTGCCTGGAAGTTGTAGCCAAAGGCACAGCGGCGAGTGGCCAGGTTTCCCTACCCTCCCTTGCTTGTCAGGCACCCTCTTCCCACAGGCCATGAGTGGAAGGACCCAGCCCAGTGGCTCCCAAAATTCTGAGCCCCAGAGGGTGGTAGCTTTGGGGGCCCCAAACAGCTGG
Proteins encoded in this window:
- the SEPTIN5 gene encoding septin-5 isoform X4; translated protein: MDSLAAPQDRLVEQLLSPRTQAQRRLKDIDKQYVGFATLPNQVHRKSVKKGFDFTLMVAGESGLGKSTLVHSLFLTDLYKDRKLLSAEERISQTVEILKHTVDIEEKGVKLKLTIVDTPGFGDAVNNSECWKPITDYVDQQFEQYFRDESGLNRKNIQDNRVHCCLYFISPFGHGLRPVDVGFMKALHEKVNIVPLIAKADCLIPSEIRKLKERIREEIDKFGIRVYQFPECDSDEDEDFKQQDRELKESAPFAVIGSNTVVEAKGQRVRGRLYPWGIVEVENQAHCDFVKLRNMLIRTHMHDLKDVTCDVHYENYRAHCIQQMTSKLTQDSRMESPIPILPLPTPDAETEKLIRMKDEELRRMQEMLQKMKQQMQDQ
- the SEPTIN5 gene encoding septin-5 isoform X1; the protein is MPAALDTNPPPQPLPPTISGVLAKPLAEAGQGRSAFCHPLPCLPTSQPLPTGLIPFLPLKHPTPGTMPSAAFSAQVRWGEGMGLPQESQCAPDMSCSHSQDIDKQYVGFATLPNQVHRKSVKKGFDFTLMVAGESGLGKSTLVHSLFLTDLYKDRKLLSAEERISQTVEILKHTVDIEEKGVKLKLTIVDTPGFGDAVNNSECWKPITDYVDQQFEQYFRDESGLNRKNIQDNRVHCCLYFISPFGHGLRPVDVGFMKALHEKVNIVPLIAKADCLIPSEIRKLKERIREEIDKFGIRVYQFPECDSDEDEDFKQQDRELKESAPFAVIGSNTVVEAKGQRVRGRLYPWGIVEVENQAHCDFVKLRNMLIRTHMHDLKDVTCDVHYENYRAHCIQQMTSKLTQDSRMESPIPILPLPTPDAETEKLIRMKDEELRRMQEMLQKMKQQMQDQ
- the SEPTIN5 gene encoding septin-5 isoform X2, with protein sequence MSTGLRYKSKLATPGPDPPGPGPDPDPDPAEDKQDIDKQYVGFATLPNQVHRKSVKKGFDFTLMVAGESGLGKSTLVHSLFLTDLYKDRKLLSAEERISQTVEILKHTVDIEEKGVKLKLTIVDTPGFGDAVNNSECWKPITDYVDQQFEQYFRDESGLNRKNIQDNRVHCCLYFISPFGHGLRPVDVGFMKALHEKVNIVPLIAKADCLIPSEIRKLKERIREEIDKFGIRVYQFPECDSDEDEDFKQQDRELKESAPFAVIGSNTVVEAKGQRVRGRLYPWGIVEVENQAHCDFVKLRNMLIRTHMHDLKDVTCDVHYENYRAHCIQQMTSKLTQDSRMESPIPILPLPTPDAETEKLIRMKDEELRRMQEMLQKMKQQMQDQ
- the SEPTIN5 gene encoding septin-5 isoform X5; protein product: MSTGLRYKSKLATPEDKQDIDKQYVGFATLPNQVHRKSVKKGFDFTLMVAGESGLGKSTLVHSLFLTDLYKDRKLLSAEERISQTVEILKHTVDIEEKGVKLKLTIVDTPGFGDAVNNSECWKPITDYVDQQFEQYFRDESGLNRKNIQDNRVHCCLYFISPFGHGLRPVDVGFMKALHEKVNIVPLIAKADCLIPSEIRKLKERIREEIDKFGIRVYQFPECDSDEDEDFKQQDRELKESAPFAVIGSNTVVEAKGQRVRGRLYPWGIVEVENQAHCDFVKLRNMLIRTHMHDLKDVTCDVHYENYRAHCIQQMTSKLTQDSRMESPIPILPLPTPDAETEKLIRMKDEELRRMQEMLQKMKQQMQDQ
- the SEPTIN5 gene encoding septin-5 isoform X3, with the translated sequence MGAMSMVGGIGPLTSQQGPESLPRKGRGDIDKQYVGFATLPNQVHRKSVKKGFDFTLMVAGESGLGKSTLVHSLFLTDLYKDRKLLSAEERISQTVEILKHTVDIEEKGVKLKLTIVDTPGFGDAVNNSECWKPITDYVDQQFEQYFRDESGLNRKNIQDNRVHCCLYFISPFGHGLRPVDVGFMKALHEKVNIVPLIAKADCLIPSEIRKLKERIREEIDKFGIRVYQFPECDSDEDEDFKQQDRELKESAPFAVIGSNTVVEAKGQRVRGRLYPWGIVEVENQAHCDFVKLRNMLIRTHMHDLKDVTCDVHYENYRAHCIQQMTSKLTQDSRMESPIPILPLPTPDAETEKLIRMKDEELRRMQEMLQKMKQQMQDQ